The following proteins are encoded in a genomic region of Methanomassiliicoccales archaeon:
- a CDS encoding indole-3-glycerol-phosphate synthase, giving the protein MLSDVEDRLSLLVSNAQELVGCGFYSDPAVRPGGSPGAGPASLTKVVREHPSFPILAEIKLASPTAGRLGPHLAQELIDDYCQGGAAALSVITEPRYFKGSLRYLELAARTGLPVMMKDFVVDVRQVEAAARLGASAILLIEGIFERGLASGRDDLIEKAHRLGLEVVLEASDLEEVQGAMTSEADVLAFNRRDLRTFRQGPDALGEALRLIGEGGRPAMAMSMMDTREDVCRARDLGASCVLIGSALSGTPSPRDKLLSLKVGR; this is encoded by the coding sequence ATGCTCAGCGACGTGGAGGACCGTTTGTCGCTGCTGGTGAGCAACGCCCAGGAACTGGTGGGATGTGGTTTCTATTCCGATCCTGCGGTGCGTCCTGGCGGATCGCCCGGGGCCGGCCCGGCCTCACTGACCAAGGTGGTGAGGGAGCACCCTTCCTTCCCTATCCTGGCGGAGATAAAGCTGGCCTCCCCCACCGCTGGACGGCTCGGCCCGCACCTGGCCCAGGAACTGATCGACGACTACTGCCAAGGAGGGGCGGCCGCCCTGTCCGTCATCACCGAGCCACGGTACTTCAAGGGGTCGCTCCGATATCTGGAGCTGGCTGCACGTACCGGCCTGCCAGTGATGATGAAGGACTTCGTGGTCGATGTCAGGCAGGTGGAGGCCGCCGCCCGTCTGGGCGCTTCGGCCATACTGCTCATCGAAGGAATATTCGAACGTGGATTGGCTTCCGGGCGGGACGACCTTATCGAAAAAGCCCACCGCCTAGGGTTGGAAGTGGTGCTGGAGGCGTCCGACCTGGAGGAGGTGCAGGGGGCGATGACGTCCGAGGCCGACGTCCTGGCCTTCAACCGGCGGGACCTGCGCACCTTCCGCCAGGGCCCGGATGCGCTCGGTGAAGCCCTGCGCCTGATCGGGGAGGGCGGCCGACCGGCCATGGCCATGAGCATGATGGACACCAGGGAGGACGTGTGCCGGGCTCGGGACCTGGGCGCTTCCTGCGTGCTCATCGGCTCCGCCCTGAGCGGCACGCCCAGCCCACGGGACAAGCTGCTGTCGCTGAAGGTGGGAAGATGA
- a CDS encoding MDR family MFS transporter produces the protein MFKKKKAEEGPNHKVETDQDIKAKKTRTFIMIGLGLGMLLASLDQTIVGTCLPKIVGELGGMNLYAWLFIGYMLAETVTIPIAGKMSDRFGRKPVFLTGMLLFLAGSILAGMSNSMEMLIVCRFIQGFGGGAMMPVTMATVADLYAPTERGKIQGMLGAIFAVSSVIGPFLGGFIVDNMNWRWVFYVNIPVGILAILVTTLKFPVLRKDDALPIDYPGMLTLTSTLGPALLAVSWGGSTYAWDSLEIIGLAVLAISSLIAFIHIERKAADPILPLHMFKEPIFSIGSIGLFIMSFGLFGVISYLPLFLQAIIGMSATNSGETLIPLMMGVMATSLASGFLLKRTGYKPWLLIGPPIAAGGLYLLSTLHSGSSQTDAIVFLIITGMGLGAVMSNFIVAAQNVMRKKEMGVVTSSMSLFRSIGGTIGVAVLGAIVNAKMATELNSNLTPAAMASLPTTDVNSIGGLLLSAQAASIPTEVLGSIRDSLSNSISYMFFISSIIVLFALVASAFVKNVPLKSAEEYHEIEVKDLAKPGNEATTPEAGSMIKKKGE, from the coding sequence ATGTTCAAAAAGAAGAAAGCTGAAGAAGGTCCGAACCACAAGGTCGAGACAGACCAGGATATAAAGGCCAAGAAGACCAGGACCTTCATCATGATAGGGCTGGGCTTAGGCATGCTGCTGGCCAGCCTGGACCAGACCATCGTGGGTACTTGCCTCCCCAAGATCGTCGGCGAACTGGGCGGCATGAACCTGTACGCCTGGTTGTTCATCGGTTACATGCTGGCCGAGACCGTGACCATTCCCATAGCCGGGAAGATGTCCGACCGCTTTGGGCGGAAGCCGGTGTTCCTCACGGGAATGCTGCTGTTCCTGGCCGGGTCCATATTAGCTGGCATGTCCAATAGCATGGAGATGCTCATCGTTTGCCGTTTCATCCAAGGATTCGGCGGAGGTGCTATGATGCCAGTGACCATGGCCACGGTGGCCGACCTATACGCTCCTACGGAAAGGGGTAAGATACAGGGCATGCTCGGTGCCATATTCGCCGTGTCCAGTGTCATCGGTCCCTTCCTGGGCGGTTTCATAGTGGACAACATGAACTGGCGCTGGGTGTTCTACGTGAACATTCCCGTGGGCATACTGGCCATATTGGTCACCACCCTAAAGTTCCCCGTGCTGAGGAAGGATGATGCGTTGCCCATCGACTACCCGGGAATGCTGACCTTGACCTCCACGCTGGGCCCTGCTCTGTTGGCGGTCTCCTGGGGTGGAAGTACTTATGCCTGGGACAGCTTGGAGATAATCGGCCTGGCGGTACTGGCCATCAGCTCGCTGATAGCCTTCATCCATATCGAGAGGAAGGCCGCCGACCCCATACTGCCACTGCACATGTTCAAGGAACCGATATTCAGCATCGGGAGCATTGGCTTGTTCATAATGTCCTTCGGTTTGTTCGGTGTGATATCGTACCTACCGTTGTTCCTACAGGCTATCATTGGCATGAGCGCCACCAACAGCGGTGAGACCCTCATTCCGTTGATGATGGGGGTTATGGCCACCAGCCTGGCCAGTGGGTTCCTCCTGAAAAGGACCGGCTATAAGCCCTGGTTGTTGATAGGACCGCCCATCGCCGCCGGTGGACTTTATCTATTGTCCACCTTGCATTCCGGCAGCTCACAAACGGATGCCATTGTCTTCCTGATCATCACCGGCATGGGACTGGGAGCGGTCATGTCCAACTTCATCGTTGCCGCCCAGAACGTCATGAGGAAGAAGGAGATGGGAGTGGTTACCTCATCGATGAGCCTGTTCCGAAGCATCGGTGGGACCATAGGTGTCGCCGTCCTGGGAGCCATAGTCAATGCCAAGATGGCGACGGAACTGAACTCCAACCTAACCCCGGCGGCCATGGCCAGCCTCCCGACCACGGACGTCAATAGCATCGGCGGGTTGCTCCTCTCGGCGCAAGCGGCATCCATACCCACCGAGGTCCTGGGGTCTATACGGGACTCGCTCAGCAACAGCATCAGCTATATGTTCTTCATCTCCTCGATCATCGTGCTATTCGCGCTTGTCGCCAGCGCGTTCGTCAAGAACGTGCCGCTAAAGAGCGCCGAGGAGTACCACGAGATCGAGGTGAAGGACTTGGCAAAGCCCGGGAACGAAGCCACCACTCCTGAAGCAGGTTCAATGATCAAGAAAAAAGGGGAGTGA
- a CDS encoding DEAD/DEAH box helicase, whose translation MTTFTDLQISKEIIRAMNGMGWTEPTPVQIEAIPLGLKGGDMFAQAQTGTGKTGAYGSIILENIKPGMRFASALVLVPTRELANQVSEELTKLSKFTGHRCIPIYGGVGIEPQIAKLRRGVDIVVATPGRTKDLINRNDLDLSKISVVVLDEADRMLDMGFIRDINFILSKVPRKRQSLLFSATMSPDIKQLAMHQMVNPQEILVSKDKPVLDLTKQYYIISDKDSKRDTLCTILDTNNPKAIVFCHTKHKVDQLTRKLMAYNYRVGAIHGDVAQNKRERVIKSFKDGSIKILVATDVAARGLDIDAVDCIINFDAPSDPDTYIHRIGRTGRAGKEGTSVSIFLPEERGMIRDIQRRTGKPIDLLDIEIVHRPEPEIKRPFPIHNAPRGRGPASPPTRTNRNRPAYNR comes from the coding sequence GTGACAACTTTCACAGATCTACAGATCTCAAAGGAGATCATCAGGGCAATGAACGGCATGGGGTGGACAGAGCCCACACCCGTGCAGATAGAAGCGATACCGTTAGGCCTCAAGGGCGGCGACATGTTCGCCCAGGCCCAGACCGGGACGGGAAAGACCGGCGCATACGGGTCCATAATACTGGAGAACATCAAGCCCGGGATGCGGTTCGCATCCGCGTTGGTCCTGGTTCCCACCAGGGAACTGGCCAATCAGGTCTCCGAGGAGCTTACCAAGCTCTCCAAGTTCACCGGTCACAGATGCATCCCCATCTACGGGGGAGTGGGCATCGAGCCTCAGATAGCCAAGCTCAGAAGGGGTGTGGACATCGTAGTGGCTACACCTGGCCGGACCAAGGACCTCATTAACCGGAACGACCTGGACCTTTCCAAGATATCGGTCGTGGTACTGGACGAGGCGGACCGTATGCTGGACATGGGTTTCATCAGGGACATCAATTTCATCTTATCGAAGGTGCCCAGGAAGAGGCAGTCGCTGCTGTTCTCCGCGACCATGTCGCCGGATATTAAACAATTGGCAATGCATCAGATGGTCAACCCCCAGGAGATACTGGTCTCCAAGGATAAGCCGGTCCTGGACCTGACCAAACAATATTACATCATATCGGACAAGGACTCTAAGCGCGACACGCTCTGCACCATCCTCGACACGAACAATCCCAAGGCCATTGTGTTCTGTCACACCAAGCACAAGGTCGATCAGCTGACCAGGAAGCTAATGGCCTACAATTACCGCGTCGGCGCGATACACGGCGATGTGGCCCAGAACAAGAGGGAAAGGGTCATCAAGAGCTTCAAGGACGGTTCAATCAAGATACTGGTAGCTACTGACGTAGCCGCCCGCGGACTGGACATCGACGCCGTGGACTGTATTATCAATTTCGACGCGCCGAGCGATCCGGACACCTACATTCACCGCATCGGACGCACGGGCAGGGCGGGGAAGGAAGGCACCTCGGTATCGATATTCCTGCCCGAGGAGCGCGGCATGATCAGGGACATCCAGCGCAGGACCGGCAAGCCCATTGACTTGTTAGACATAGAGATCGTGCACCGGCCTGAACCCGAGATCAAGAGGCCCTTTCCCATCCATAACGCTCCCCGAGGAAGAGGGCCAGCGAGCCCGCCCACAAGGACGAACCGGAACAGACCTGCGTACAACAGGTAA
- a CDS encoding universal stress protein: protein MFPYKKILIPTDGSKNSNKALEHGLQIAKLSNAEVTALSVIDISKPSSRVQSMTSMPLGNPEADVADAAVKEATEMAKAMGIKITPEVKMGSPAFDIIAMSDKFDLIVMGTQGRTGLPHLLIGSVAEKVVREAKCPVLVIKAMK from the coding sequence ATGTTTCCGTACAAAAAAATACTGATACCTACCGACGGTAGCAAGAACAGCAATAAGGCCCTCGAGCATGGACTTCAGATAGCCAAGCTTTCGAACGCTGAAGTGACCGCCCTGAGCGTGATCGATATCAGCAAACCGAGTTCCCGGGTCCAGAGCATGACCTCTATGCCCCTCGGAAACCCTGAGGCGGACGTCGCGGACGCCGCAGTGAAAGAGGCCACCGAGATGGCGAAAGCTATGGGTATCAAGATAACCCCCGAGGTCAAGATGGGCAGCCCGGCCTTTGACATCATCGCTATGTCCGATAAGTTCGACCTTATCGTCATGGGCACCCAGGGCCGCACCGGATTACCGCACCTGCTCATCGGCAGTGTGGCTGAAAAGGTGGTCCGCGAGGCCAAGTGCCCGGTGCTGGTCATCAAGGCCATGAAGTGA
- a CDS encoding diphthine--ammonia ligase, giving the protein MKFKKMNNKNTACSWSGGKDSCFALMKTIQNGYTPKILLNVLNEEGKISRSHGIPSAILQAQASAAGLPIHFISSSWKDYEKKFIGTLQLLQKQYQLQYAVFGDINLQPHRDWEEKVCADAGIKAILPLWQQDSRNLMMQMMSSGIETMIVSCNETLGEQFLGKIMNEELTDELDTLGVDACGENGEFHTLVLNCPLFKQRIDVVVKNKLKQEKYWFTELVLP; this is encoded by the coding sequence ATGAAGTTCAAGAAAATGAACAATAAAAATACTGCATGCAGCTGGAGTGGCGGAAAAGACAGTTGTTTTGCATTAATGAAAACTATTCAAAATGGTTATACACCTAAAATTTTATTGAATGTATTGAATGAAGAAGGAAAGATTTCCCGGTCACATGGTATTCCTTCGGCTATATTACAAGCACAGGCAAGTGCAGCAGGGTTGCCCATTCATTTCATCAGCAGCAGTTGGAAAGATTATGAGAAAAAATTTATTGGCACCTTGCAACTATTGCAAAAGCAGTATCAATTACAATATGCGGTGTTTGGAGATATTAATCTACAACCGCATAGGGATTGGGAAGAAAAAGTATGCGCCGATGCGGGAATAAAAGCCATTTTACCACTCTGGCAACAAGACAGCAGAAACTTGATGATGCAAATGATGAGCAGCGGCATCGAAACAATGATCGTCAGCTGCAATGAAACATTGGGCGAGCAATTTTTAGGAAAAATTATGAATGAAGAACTCACCGATGAATTAGATACACTAGGTGTTGATGCCTGCGGTGAGAACGGCGAGTTTCATACTCTTGTTTTGAATTGTCCCCTGTTCAAACAAAGGATTGATGTTGTCGTTAAAAACAAACTGAAACAGGAAAAGTATTGGTTCACAGAATTAGTATTGCCTTAA
- a CDS encoding flavodoxin domain-containing protein encodes MKSMVVFDSVYGNTKMVAEAIADQIKADGNEAVLVNLKDNSKPSLDGDIMFVGSPTRMFKMTSAAKNFVKDLKSLGWKDQPIVMFDTMMGVPEDMAERNKGSWATKGAAPKLRDLAKAEGLKTQEAVLHIGVTGMKGPLTATGQDEAKQFTKQVLAELKK; translated from the coding sequence ATGAAAAGTATGGTAGTTTTCGACAGCGTGTACGGCAACACCAAGATGGTGGCCGAAGCCATAGCAGATCAGATAAAGGCCGACGGGAACGAGGCCGTTCTGGTGAACTTGAAGGATAACTCCAAGCCTTCTTTGGACGGGGACATAATGTTCGTCGGTTCACCGACCAGGATGTTCAAGATGACCTCGGCCGCAAAGAACTTCGTCAAGGACCTGAAGTCTTTGGGCTGGAAGGACCAACCCATCGTCATGTTCGACACCATGATGGGCGTACCTGAGGACATGGCCGAGAGGAACAAGGGCTCTTGGGCCACCAAAGGGGCGGCTCCAAAGCTCAGGGACCTGGCCAAAGCTGAGGGTCTCAAAACTCAGGAGGCCGTGCTGCACATAGGGGTCACTGGAATGAAGGGGCCATTGACCGCGACAGGCCAGGATGAGGCCAAGCAATTCACGAAGCAGGTACTGGCCGAACTGAAGAAGTGA
- the trpA gene encoding tryptophan synthase subunit alpha — translation MSRLSEAFAEARREGRTALVCYLMAGVPSPEGFIDMAMACLEGGADVLEIGIPFSDPLADGAVIQEAGVRALENGVTPPMVLEMVRQLRGRTTRPLVLMGYYNLIFRMGEERFVSACLKVGAEGVIVPDLPLHEGESLRRTCSQKGLDLVQLSTPLTPDDRNHALMDATSGFLYLVTRTGVTGGGVVDTNDLRRMVERARKARDDVPLAAGFGISGPEHVQMAKEAGVDGVIVGSSLVAMTLNGSSPTEVRNAVRRLSVACGRGAII, via the coding sequence ATGAGCCGGCTGAGCGAGGCGTTCGCCGAGGCGCGGCGGGAAGGCCGGACGGCACTGGTCTGCTATCTCATGGCCGGCGTCCCTTCCCCCGAGGGCTTCATCGACATGGCCATGGCCTGCCTGGAGGGCGGGGCGGACGTTCTGGAGATAGGCATACCCTTCTCCGATCCGTTGGCCGACGGGGCGGTCATACAGGAGGCGGGGGTCAGGGCGCTGGAGAACGGGGTGACCCCGCCCATGGTACTGGAAATGGTGAGACAGCTCCGGGGAAGGACCACCAGGCCCCTGGTGCTCATGGGCTACTACAACCTCATATTCCGCATGGGGGAGGAAAGGTTCGTCTCTGCCTGCTTGAAAGTGGGAGCGGAAGGCGTCATCGTACCCGACCTACCATTGCATGAAGGCGAATCACTGCGTCGTACATGTTCGCAAAAGGGTTTGGACTTGGTGCAGTTGAGCACCCCCCTGACCCCGGACGATCGTAACCATGCGCTGATGGATGCCACATCCGGTTTTCTGTACTTAGTTACCCGCACTGGTGTCACCGGGGGAGGGGTGGTCGATACAAATGACCTCCGACGCATGGTGGAGCGGGCCAGGAAGGCAAGGGATGACGTTCCCTTGGCCGCGGGTTTCGGCATCTCCGGACCAGAGCATGTTCAGATGGCAAAGGAGGCGGGCGTGGACGGAGTGATCGTAGGTTCGTCGTTAGTAGCGATGACGTTGAACGGTTCTTCCCCGACCGAGGTCCGGAACGCTGTTAGACGATTGTCCGTGGCATGCGGTCGGGGGGCTATTATATGA
- the trpB gene encoding tryptophan synthase subunit beta, whose amino-acid sequence MKDRFGIYGGQYVPEVLVPALQELEREYVAARADPEFVRELDDFNRHYGGRETPLYFAKRLTEMCGGARIYLKREDLCHGGAHKFNNVMGQALLAKRMGKGRLIAETGAGQHGTATAMAAAVLGMRAEIYMGEKDVARQRMNVFRMKLMGAEVHEVRSGSRLLKDAINEALRDWAGSVESTYYLLGTAAGPHPYPTMVRDFQSIIGREIRHQLMEAEGRSPDLLVACVGGGSNAIGTFHPFIEDRGVRMLGAEAAGDGLETERHSATLSRGEVGVLQGCKSYLLQDEHGMIKETYSLAPGLDYPGVGPEHSFLMDIKRAEYVGVTDAQALEAFVTLSRVEGIIPALESAHAVHAGMREASGMRRDQLVVITISGRGDKDLETVFGLGVVG is encoded by the coding sequence ATGAAGGACAGGTTCGGAATTTATGGCGGACAATACGTGCCGGAGGTGCTGGTGCCGGCCTTGCAGGAACTGGAGAGGGAATACGTCGCCGCCAGGGCGGATCCCGAGTTCGTCAGGGAGCTGGATGACTTCAACCGTCATTACGGCGGGAGGGAGACCCCCCTGTACTTCGCCAAACGATTGACGGAGATGTGCGGCGGGGCCAGGATATACCTGAAAAGGGAGGACCTCTGCCACGGCGGGGCGCACAAGTTCAACAATGTGATGGGACAGGCGCTGCTGGCCAAGCGCATGGGGAAGGGACGCCTCATCGCCGAGACGGGGGCGGGTCAGCATGGGACGGCCACGGCCATGGCCGCGGCGGTGCTGGGGATGAGGGCGGAGATATACATGGGAGAGAAGGACGTGGCCAGGCAACGCATGAACGTCTTCCGCATGAAGCTCATGGGGGCGGAGGTGCACGAGGTGCGCTCCGGCTCCCGGCTGCTGAAGGACGCGATAAACGAGGCGTTGCGGGACTGGGCAGGAAGCGTGGAGAGCACCTACTATCTACTGGGCACGGCGGCCGGACCGCATCCCTATCCCACGATGGTCCGGGACTTCCAGAGCATAATCGGACGGGAGATAAGGCATCAGCTGATGGAGGCCGAGGGCCGTTCACCGGACCTGCTGGTGGCCTGCGTGGGAGGGGGGAGCAATGCCATAGGCACCTTCCATCCGTTCATCGAGGACCGGGGGGTGCGCATGCTGGGCGCGGAGGCGGCTGGTGACGGTCTGGAGACCGAACGCCATTCGGCCACCCTGTCCCGGGGCGAGGTGGGCGTGCTGCAGGGCTGCAAGTCCTATCTGCTGCAGGACGAACATGGCATGATCAAAGAGACCTACAGCCTCGCCCCAGGTCTGGACTACCCGGGCGTGGGTCCGGAGCATAGCTTTCTTATGGATATCAAGCGGGCGGAGTACGTCGGAGTGACGGACGCACAGGCCCTGGAGGCTTTTGTGACGCTGTCCCGGGTGGAAGGCATAATACCGGCGCTGGAGAGCGCCCATGCCGTGCATGCCGGGATGCGGGAGGCTTCGGGCATGCGCCGGGACCAATTGGTGGTCATCACCATTTCCGGCCGCGGGGACAAGGACCTGGAGACCGTGTTCGGCCTGGGAGTGGTGGGATGA
- a CDS encoding nitroreductase family protein, with protein sequence MTSFTIEEQNQVLDHLIDSRRTVRKFKAQSPPRPLVEMVLQAGLLAPYAQLSVTREDFRRFVIIPRESDATAKVISLMKHRGAILSEELGERMQHDAFQRSRGERYLGMLRMTSQQGPPNLGKAPYYVVVAEQRGVPDVAQLSLAHCLENMWLKANALGLGFQLFSITERMAEDKEFCELLGIPFGEYALDGCLLGYPDASPALSKRPSMDEVTRWI encoded by the coding sequence ATGACCTCATTCACCATTGAAGAGCAGAACCAGGTGCTTGATCATCTGATTGATTCAAGACGAACGGTCCGCAAGTTCAAAGCACAGAGCCCTCCAAGACCTTTGGTAGAGATGGTCCTTCAGGCCGGTCTCCTTGCTCCTTATGCCCAGCTCAGCGTAACCCGAGAAGACTTTCGACGGTTCGTGATAATCCCTCGGGAAAGTGATGCGACCGCTAAAGTAATCTCACTAATGAAGCATCGAGGTGCCATCCTGTCCGAAGAGCTGGGGGAACGGATGCAGCATGATGCTTTTCAAAGAAGTCGTGGGGAGCGGTACCTTGGCATGCTGAGGATGACCAGCCAGCAAGGACCACCCAACCTGGGGAAGGCGCCGTACTATGTCGTAGTAGCCGAACAGAGAGGTGTTCCTGATGTGGCACAGCTTTCCCTGGCCCACTGCCTGGAGAACATGTGGCTGAAGGCCAACGCCCTTGGACTTGGCTTCCAACTTTTCTCTATCACCGAACGGATGGCTGAGGACAAGGAGTTCTGTGAGCTCCTCGGCATTCCTTTCGGGGAGTATGCCCTAGATGGCTGCTTACTCGGTTACCCAGATGCTTCCCCTGCACTATCTAAAAGGCCATCAATGGACGAGGTTACAAGATGGATTTGA
- a CDS encoding ion channel, with amino-acid sequence MIFLTIVLIIYTFATVYYVNGLLEKADPAGDFLSTSVINVSFEDSMYYSGLIFTTLGSSEIIPIGIGQGVTLFESVTGYLVLGFLTAIFIQAIITGREK; translated from the coding sequence TTGATCTTCCTGACCATTGTATTGATAATATACACATTTGCCACGGTTTATTACGTCAACGGTCTATTAGAAAAGGCTGATCCAGCGGGCGATTTCTTAAGCACTAGCGTGATCAATGTCAGTTTTGAGGATTCGATGTATTATAGCGGTCTCATTTTTACAACGCTTGGTTCATCAGAAATCATCCCCATCGGCATTGGTCAAGGGGTCACATTGTTCGAATCCGTCACGGGCTATCTAGTGCTAGGCTTCCTTACTGCCATATTCATTCAAGCAATCATTACTGGGAGAGAAAAATGA
- a CDS encoding phosphoribosylanthranilate isomerase — MTAIKICGMRHRADLESCREADYLGFVVFTDSSRSLDLGTASDLMSCCGNLRVVVTTETRRRELEGIVRRLDPDALQLHSPFDRKLLESTRDLGVPVWGVMTVRPGACLDREALNSIHALVLDSPGKMPGGNGQVHDWTLSRAIRDEVDPLPVVLAGGITPGNAVDAVRKVSPFALDVSSGVEGEAGKDPVKVRELIMKVRGEDG, encoded by the coding sequence ATGACCGCGATCAAGATATGCGGCATGCGCCACCGCGCCGACCTGGAGAGCTGCCGTGAAGCCGACTACCTGGGATTCGTGGTGTTCACAGATTCGTCGAGGAGCCTGGACCTTGGTACTGCCTCGGACCTCATGTCCTGCTGCGGCAATCTGAGAGTGGTAGTGACCACGGAGACAAGACGGAGGGAGCTGGAAGGGATAGTCCGCCGGCTGGACCCGGACGCTCTGCAGCTGCACTCACCTTTTGACAGGAAGCTCCTGGAGAGCACGAGGGATCTGGGGGTCCCGGTGTGGGGGGTCATGACCGTTCGCCCCGGAGCCTGCCTTGACCGCGAGGCCTTGAACTCCATTCATGCATTGGTGCTGGATTCCCCAGGGAAGATGCCTGGGGGCAACGGGCAGGTCCATGACTGGACCCTGAGTCGGGCCATAAGGGACGAGGTGGATCCTCTGCCGGTGGTGCTGGCCGGGGGGATCACCCCCGGGAACGCCGTAGATGCCGTGAGGAAGGTGTCCCCCTTCGCCCTGGACGTGTCCAGCGGCGTGGAGGGGGAGGCGGGGAAGGACCCCGTAAAAGTGAGAGAGCTGATCATGAAGGTCAGAGGTGAGGACGGATGA
- a CDS encoding MFS transporter gives MESKRDTAGRFLLILGSLAALAILSSTMSKNPALPLLALHIGATDAQIGLISAISPIPGILVSGIAGAYSDKHGRARIITLSLLIFATAPFLYLFITEVWQLALVRFYHGFATAMFMPVATAAVADRYDSSVRGQAMGTYSSFTMVGRFMAPFLGGTLLFYTSFFSLYLIIGITAVMALVFSLLVPWEGKGATAHAKKFEGSMISALKNVVKERKIMVTSSMEALQYFAMGAFETFLPIYMSSMLHFNALEIGFVMGIQVVAMLMAKPLMGRMSDKHGRVQFIVAGLLLGAVTMTLMPISSNILILSVLSIGFGLTVATVTASTSALVTEIAGSSSHGSSIGVLSSVMDIGHSLGPLVTGMMIGAISFMAGFGLAAVLLIVGAVIFALKMHVPITVSTHI, from the coding sequence GTGGAAAGCAAACGGGACACCGCCGGCCGCTTCCTTCTCATCCTTGGGTCATTGGCAGCGCTGGCAATATTATCCTCCACAATGTCCAAGAATCCTGCATTGCCGTTGCTGGCGCTCCACATCGGTGCCACTGATGCGCAGATTGGGCTCATTTCTGCCATCAGTCCGATCCCTGGTATTCTAGTCAGCGGCATTGCCGGTGCCTATTCCGACAAGCACGGTAGGGCACGGATCATAACCCTCTCCCTCCTAATATTCGCTACCGCCCCATTCCTTTACCTCTTCATCACCGAGGTTTGGCAGCTGGCGCTCGTGAGGTTCTATCACGGGTTCGCCACCGCGATGTTCATGCCCGTGGCCACGGCAGCGGTGGCCGACCGTTATGATTCATCGGTCAGAGGCCAAGCCATGGGAACCTACTCCTCGTTCACTATGGTGGGCAGGTTCATGGCGCCCTTCCTCGGTGGGACATTGCTCTTCTATACCAGCTTCTTCTCCCTCTACCTGATCATCGGCATCACCGCCGTCATGGCCCTGGTGTTCTCTCTGCTTGTTCCTTGGGAGGGGAAGGGGGCGACCGCCCACGCCAAAAAGTTCGAAGGGTCTATGATCTCGGCCCTAAAAAATGTGGTAAAGGAGCGTAAGATCATGGTCACATCCTCGATGGAGGCGCTGCAGTACTTTGCCATGGGCGCCTTCGAGACGTTCCTGCCCATCTACATGAGCAGCATGCTTCATTTCAACGCGCTGGAAATAGGTTTTGTAATGGGCATTCAGGTCGTAGCCATGCTCATGGCCAAGCCATTGATGGGAAGGATGTCCGATAAACATGGAAGGGTGCAGTTCATCGTCGCCGGTCTGCTATTGGGAGCGGTCACCATGACGCTCATGCCCATATCCTCAAACATCCTGATCCTATCCGTTCTCTCCATAGGGTTCGGGCTCACCGTGGCCACGGTCACGGCGTCCACTTCCGCCCTGGTGACGGAGATAGCTGGCTCGTCGTCCCATGGGTCCTCCATCGGTGTCCTGAGCTCGGTCATGGACATAGGCCATTCATTAGGGCCGCTCGTGACGGGCATGATGATCGGAGCGATATCGTTCATGGCCGGCTTCGGCCTGGCAGCGGTCCTCTTGATCGTAGGGGCTGTCATCTTCGCGTTGAAGATGCACGTACCCATCACCGTTAGTACGCACATTTAA